In the genome of Streptococcus mitis, one region contains:
- a CDS encoding guanosine monophosphate reductase — protein MLNEFPIFDYEDIQLIPNKCVIKSRAEADTSVTLGNHTFKLPVVPANMQTILDENVSEQLAKGGYFYIMHRFDEAGRIPFIKRMHDQGLIASISVGVKDYEYDFVSQLKADAPEYITIDIAHGHADSVISMIQHIKKELPDTFVIAGNVGTPEAVRELENAGADATKVGIGPGKVCITKVKTGFGTGGWQLAALRWCAKAARKPIIADGGIRTHGDIAKSIRFGASMVMIGSLFAGHIESPGKTIEVDGEQFKEYYGSASQYQKGAYKNVEGKRILLPAKGHLQDTLTEMEQDLQSAISYAGGRQVADLKHVDYVIVKNSIWNGDASH, from the coding sequence ATGTTAAATGAATTTCCAATTTTTGATTACGAAGATATTCAATTGATTCCAAATAAATGTGTTATTAAAAGCCGTGCAGAAGCGGATACAAGTGTCACTCTAGGAAATCACACCTTTAAACTACCTGTGGTGCCAGCTAATATGCAGACGATTTTAGATGAAAATGTATCAGAGCAACTGGCTAAAGGGGGTTACTTCTACATTATGCACCGTTTTGATGAAGCAGGACGCATTCCTTTTATCAAACGCATGCACGATCAAGGGCTCATTGCTTCTATTTCTGTCGGTGTTAAGGACTATGAGTATGATTTTGTTAGCCAGCTCAAGGCTGATGCTCCAGAATACATCACGATTGACATTGCTCATGGTCATGCAGATAGCGTGATTTCTATGATTCAACACATCAAGAAAGAATTGCCAGATACTTTTGTTATTGCTGGAAATGTTGGAACACCAGAAGCTGTGCGTGAATTGGAGAATGCTGGTGCGGATGCCACTAAGGTCGGAATCGGTCCTGGTAAGGTTTGTATCACCAAGGTTAAGACTGGTTTTGGTACAGGTGGTTGGCAGTTGGCTGCTCTACGCTGGTGTGCCAAGGCTGCACGTAAACCTATTATCGCTGATGGAGGGATTCGTACTCACGGCGATATTGCCAAGTCTATCCGTTTCGGTGCTAGCATGGTTATGATTGGTTCCCTCTTTGCAGGACATATCGAAAGTCCAGGAAAAACGATTGAAGTTGATGGTGAACAGTTCAAAGAATACTACGGTTCAGCTTCACAATATCAAAAAGGAGCCTACAAAAACGTGGAGGGCAAACGCATCTTGCTTCCTGCTAAAGGTCATTTGCAAGACACTTTAACTGAGATGGAACAAGACCTTCAAAGTGCCATTTCGTATGCGGGTGGACGTCAGGTTGCTGACCTTAAACACGTTGATTATGTGATCGTGAAAAACTCTATCTGGAATGGGGATGCTTCCCACTAA
- a CDS encoding ribonuclease III, giving the protein MKELQTVLKNHFAIEFADKKLLETAFTHTSYANEHRLLKISHNERLEFLGDAVLQLLISEYLYKKYPKKPEGDLSKLRAMIVREESLAGFARDCQFDQFIKLGKGEEKSGGRNRDTILGDAFEAFLGALLLDKDVAKVKEFIYQVMIPKVEAGEFEMITDYKTHLQELLQVNGDVAIRYQVISETGPAHDKVFDVEVLVEGKSIGQGQGRSKKLAEQEAAKNAVEKGLDSCI; this is encoded by the coding sequence ATGAAAGAATTACAAACTGTACTAAAGAACCATTTTGCAATCGAATTTGCAGACAAAAAGTTACTGGAAACTGCCTTTACTCATACGAGTTATGCCAATGAGCACCGCCTCTTAAAAATTTCACACAATGAACGCTTGGAATTTTTAGGAGACGCTGTTCTACAGTTATTGATTTCAGAATATCTGTATAAAAAATATCCTAAAAAGCCTGAAGGGGACTTGTCTAAACTCCGTGCCATGATTGTCCGTGAGGAGAGTTTGGCTGGTTTTGCGCGTGACTGCCAGTTTGATCAGTTTATCAAGCTGGGTAAGGGAGAAGAAAAGTCTGGTGGGCGCAATCGTGATACCATTCTTGGTGATGCCTTCGAAGCCTTTCTTGGTGCCCTCCTTTTGGACAAGGATGTGGCCAAGGTCAAGGAATTTATCTACCAAGTCATGATTCCTAAGGTTGAAGCAGGCGAGTTTGAGATGATTACAGACTACAAAACCCATCTCCAAGAGTTACTTCAAGTCAATGGAGATGTGGCTATTCGTTATCAGGTGATTTCTGAAACGGGTCCTGCTCACGATAAGGTCTTTGATGTAGAAGTTCTTGTTGAAGGCAAGAGTATTGGTCAAGGTCAAGGTCGTTCTAAGAAATTAGCAGAGCAGGAAGCTGCCAAAAATGCCGTTGAGAAAGGGCTGGATTCATGTATTTAA
- a CDS encoding chromosome segregation protein SMC, with the protein MYLKEIEIQGFKSFADKTKVVFDQGVTAVVGPNGSGKSNITESLRWALGESSVKSLRGGKMPDVIFAGTESRKPLNYASVIVTLDNHDGFIKDAGQEIRVERHIYRSGDSEYKIDGKKVRLRDIHDLFLDTGLGRDSFSIISQGKVEEIFNSKPEERRAIFEEAAGVLKYKTRRKETESKLQQTQDNLDRLEDIIYELDNQIKPLEKQAENARKFLDLDGQRKAIYLDVLVAQIKDNKAELESTEEELAQVQEFLTSYYQKREKLEEENQTLKKQRQDLQAEMSKDQGSLMDLTSLISDLERKLALSKLESEQVALNQQEAQARLAALEDKRNALSQEKAEKEANLAQLEENLVQNNQKLNRLEAELLAFSDDPDQMIELLRERFVALLQEEADVSNQLTRIENELENIRQLSQKQADQLEKLKEQLATAKEKASQQKEELETAKEQVQKLLANYQVCAKEQEEQKTSYQTQQSQLFDRLDSLKNKQARAQSLENILRNHSNFYAGVKSVLQEKDRLGGIIGAVSEHLTFDVYYQTALEIALGASSQHIIVEDENAATKAIDFLKRNRAGRATFLPLTTIKARTISSQNQDAIASSPGFLGMADELVTFNTRLEAIFKNLLATTAIFDNVEHARAAARQVRYQVRMVTLDGTELRTGGSYAGGANRQNNSIFIKPELEQLQKEIAEEEASLRKDEESLKNLQDEMARLTESLEAIKSQGEQARIQEQGLSLAYQQICQQVEELETLWKLQEEELNRLSDGDWQADKEKCQERLTTISSDKQNLEAEIEEIKSNKNAIQERYQNLQEDVAQARLLKTELQGQKRYEVADIERLGKELDNLNLEQEEIQRLLQEKVDNLEKVDTDLLSQQAEEAKTQKANLQQGLIRKQFELDDIEGQLDDIASHLDQARQQNEEWIRKQTRAEAKKEKVSERLRHLQSQLTDQYQISYTEALEKAHELENLNLAEQEVKDLEKAIRSLGPVNLDAIEQYEEVHNRLDFLNSQRDDILSAKNLLLETITEMNDEVKERFKSTFEAIRESFKVTFKQMFGGGQADLILTEGDLLTAGVEISVQPPGKKIQSLNLMSGGEKALSALALLFSIIRVKTIPFVILDEVEAALDEANVKRFGDYLNRFDKDSQFIVVTHRKGTMAAADSIYGVTMQESGVSKIVSVKLKDLESIEG; encoded by the coding sequence ATGTATTTAAAGGAAATCGAAATTCAGGGATTCAAGTCTTTTGCTGACAAGACCAAGGTCGTCTTTGACCAAGGTGTGACGGCAGTCGTTGGACCCAATGGATCTGGAAAGTCGAATATTACAGAAAGTCTACGTTGGGCCTTGGGGGAGTCTAGTGTCAAGAGTCTCCGTGGTGGTAAGATGCCAGATGTCATCTTTGCCGGAACAGAGAGTCGCAAACCGCTCAATTATGCTTCTGTAATTGTGACTCTGGATAATCATGACGGATTTATCAAGGACGCTGGTCAAGAAATCAGGGTAGAACGCCATATCTACCGTAGTGGAGATAGCGAATACAAGATTGATGGCAAGAAAGTCCGTCTGCGTGATATTCATGACCTTTTCTTGGATACAGGTTTGGGACGAGATTCCTTTTCTATCATTTCCCAAGGGAAGGTTGAGGAGATTTTCAACTCCAAGCCTGAAGAACGCCGTGCTATTTTCGAAGAAGCTGCAGGAGTTTTGAAATACAAGACTCGTAGAAAAGAAACAGAGAGTAAACTACAGCAAACTCAGGATAATCTAGACCGCTTAGAGGATATTATCTACGAGTTAGATAATCAAATCAAGCCTCTTGAGAAACAAGCTGAGAATGCCCGTAAGTTTCTAGACTTGGATGGTCAACGTAAGGCCATTTATTTAGATGTTTTGGTTGCTCAAATCAAGGATAATAAGGCTGAACTAGAGTCGACAGAAGAAGAGTTGGCTCAGGTTCAGGAATTCTTGACTAGTTATTACCAAAAGCGTGAAAAATTAGAAGAAGAAAATCAAACTCTTAAAAAGCAACGCCAAGATTTACAGGCTGAAATGTCCAAAGATCAGGGCAGTTTGATGGATTTGACCAGTCTGATTAGTGATTTAGAGAGAAAATTAGCCCTATCGAAACTAGAGTCCGAGCAAGTAGCCCTGAATCAACAGGAAGCACAAGCTCGTTTGGCTGCTTTGGAGGATAAGAGAAATGCTCTAAGTCAGGAAAAGGCTGAAAAAGAAGCTAACTTGGCACAATTAGAGGAAAATCTAGTCCAAAATAATCAAAAACTCAATCGATTAGAGGCTGAATTACTGGCTTTTTCAGATGATCCTGATCAGATGATTGAACTTCTACGTGAACGCTTTGTAGCTCTTTTACAAGAAGAAGCGGATGTCTCAAACCAGTTGACCCGTATCGAGAATGAGTTGGAAAATATCCGTCAGCTTTCTCAAAAACAAGCAGATCAACTAGAAAAGCTGAAAGAACAACTGGCTACAGCTAAAGAGAAGGCTAGTCAGCAAAAAGAAGAGCTTGAAACTGCCAAGGAGCAGGTTCAGAAATTATTGGCTAACTATCAAGTCTGTGCCAAGGAACAAGAGGAGCAGAAAACTTCCTATCAAACTCAACAAAGTCAACTCTTTGACCGTCTGGATAGTCTCAAAAACAAGCAGGCTAGAGCTCAAAGTTTGGAAAATATCCTGAGAAATCATAGTAACTTTTATGCAGGTGTCAAGAGTGTCCTCCAAGAAAAAGACCGTCTTGGTGGAATAATTGGGGCAGTCAGTGAGCACCTGACCTTTGATGTGTATTATCAAACTGCTCTAGAGATTGCACTTGGAGCCAGCAGTCAGCATATCATCGTAGAAGATGAGAACGCGGCAACCAAGGCGATTGATTTCCTTAAACGAAACAGAGCTGGTCGTGCAACCTTCCTTCCTTTAACGACTATCAAGGCGCGTACGATTTCTAGTCAGAATCAAGATGCTATCGCTTCAAGTCCAGGTTTCCTTGGGATGGCAGATGAGCTGGTTACTTTTAATACTAGGCTGGAAGCCATTTTCAAGAACTTGCTAGCTACGACGGCTATCTTTGATAATGTAGAACATGCGCGTGCGGCAGCTCGTCAAGTTCGTTATCAGGTTCGTATGGTAACTCTTGATGGAACGGAGTTGCGCACAGGTGGTTCCTATGCAGGTGGAGCTAATCGCCAGAATAATAGCATTTTCATCAAGCCAGAACTGGAGCAATTACAAAAAGAAATTGCTGAAGAAGAAGCAAGCTTGCGTAAAGATGAAGAGAGTTTGAAGAACTTGCAAGATGAGATGGCTAGATTGACTGAATCATTAGAAGCTATTAAATCTCAGGGAGAGCAGGCTCGTATTCAGGAGCAGGGCTTGTCCCTCGCTTATCAGCAGATTTGTCAGCAAGTTGAAGAGCTAGAAACTCTTTGGAAACTCCAAGAAGAGGAATTAAATCGTCTTTCTGACGGAGATTGGCAAGCGGATAAGGAAAAATGCCAAGAGCGCCTCACTACTATCTCCAGCGACAAGCAAAATCTGGAAGCTGAGATTGAAGAGATTAAGTCTAACAAAAACGCCATCCAAGAACGCTATCAAAACTTGCAGGAAGATGTAGCGCAAGCTCGCTTGCTTAAGACAGAACTGCAAGGGCAAAAACGTTATGAAGTAGCTGATATTGAGCGTTTAGGCAAGGAATTGGACAACCTGAATCTTGAGCAAGAGGAAATTCAGCGCCTTCTTCAAGAAAAGGTTGACAATCTTGAGAAAGTTGATACGGATTTGCTCAGTCAGCAGGCTGAAGAAGCTAAAACTCAGAAAGCAAACCTTCAACAAGGTTTGATTCGCAAGCAGTTTGAATTGGATGATATAGAAGGTCAGCTGGATGATATTGCCAGTCATTTGGATCAGGCCCGCCAGCAGAATGAGGAGTGGATTCGCAAGCAAACACGTGCTGAGGCTAAGAAAGAAAAGGTCAGTGAGCGCTTGCGTCATTTACAAAGTCAATTAACAGACCAGTACCAGATCAGCTATACTGAAGCTCTTGAAAAGGCGCATGAGTTGGAAAATCTCAATCTGGCAGAGCAAGAGGTTAAGGATTTGGAGAAAGCTATTCGCTCACTGGGGCCTGTCAATTTAGACGCTATTGAACAGTATGAAGAAGTCCACAACCGTCTGGATTTCCTAAATAGTCAGCGAGATGATATTTTGTCTGCGAAAAATCTGCTCCTTGAGACTATCACAGAGATGAATGATGAGGTTAAGGAACGCTTTAAATCAACCTTTGAGGCTATTCGTGAGTCCTTTAAAGTGACCTTCAAGCAGATGTTTGGCGGAGGTCAGGCTGACTTGATTTTGACTGAGGGAGACCTGCTGACAGCTGGGGTTGAGATTTCTGTCCAACCACCAGGTAAGAAAATTCAGTCTCTCAACCTCATGAGTGGTGGGGAAAAAGCCTTATCGGCTCTTGCTTTGCTTTTCTCTATCATTCGAGTTAAGACTATCCCGTTTGTTATCTTGGATGAAGTGGAGGCTGCGCTGGACGAAGCCAATGTCAAACGCTTTGGGGATTACCTAAACCGCTTTGACAAGGACAGCCAGTTTATCGTCGTAACCCACCGTAAGGGAACCATGGCAGCGGCCGATTCTATCTATGGAGTGACCATGCAAGAATCAGGTGTCTCAAAAATTGTTTCAGTTAAGTTAAAAGATTTAGAAAGTATTGAAGGATGA
- a CDS encoding haloacid dehalogenase, whose translation MTIKLVATDMDGTFLDGSGRFDMDRLKSLLASYKEKGIYFAVASGRGFLSLEKLFADVRDDIIFIAENGSLVEYQGQDLYEATMSREFYLSTFEKLKTSPYVDINKLLLTGKKGSYVLDTVDETYLKESQHYNENIQKVASLEDITDDIFKFTTNFTEETLEVGEAWVNENVPGVKAMTTGFESIDIVLDYVDKGVAIVELAKKLGITLGQVMAFGDNLNDLHMMQVVGHPVAPENARPEILELAETVIGHHKDQSVIAYMEGL comes from the coding sequence ATGACAATTAAACTAGTAGCAACGGATATGGACGGAACCTTCCTAGATGGGAGTGGGCGCTTTGATATGGACCGCCTCAAGTCTCTCTTAGCTTCCTACAAGGAAAAAGGGATTTACTTTGCGGTAGCTTCGGGTCGGGGATTTCTGTCTCTAGAAAAATTATTTGCTGATGTTCGTGATGACATTATTTTCATCGCGGAAAATGGCAGTTTGGTAGAATATCAAGGTCAGGACTTGTATGAAGCGACCATGTCTCGTGAGTTTTATCTATCAACTTTTGAAAAACTGAAAACGTCACCTTATGTAGATATCAATAAATTGCTATTGACGGGTAAGAAGGGCTCTTATGTGCTAGATACGGTTGATGAGACCTATTTGAAAGAGAGCCAGCACTATAATGAAAATATCCAAAAAGTAGCGAGTCTAGAAGATATTACAGATGACATTTTCAAATTTACGACCAACTTCACAGAAGAAACGTTGGAAGTTGGAGAAGCTTGGGTAAACGAAAACGTTCCTGGTGTTAAGGCCATGACAACTGGCTTTGAATCTATTGATATTGTTCTGGACTATGTCGATAAGGGAGTGGCCATTGTTGAATTGGCTAAAAAACTTGGTATCACGCTGGGTCAAGTTATGGCTTTTGGAGACAATCTAAATGACTTGCACATGATGCAGGTTGTGGGACATCCTGTAGCTCCTGAGAATGCACGACCAGAGATTTTAGAATTAGCAGAGACTGTGATTGGTCACCATAAAGACCAGTCGGTTATAGCTTATATGGAGGGCTTATAA